A genomic stretch from Natronomonas gomsonensis includes:
- a CDS encoding type II/IV secretion system ATPase subunit has translation MWGDDSEGDSESRTDEDGFEAASDGGVTDGESTGELSVTQAPKRKRSGLREASRIFRDYIDLLVGGDDSLSEVPGTGVDRLPMDDPIRDHPTRIDVIADVVDFSDVTNDLPIETPDPDDLREEWFDFSYLRSHEEVERYWVNEPYAYVSVLRSDADGELHYRVTEPALGAFEEYILEELTRILRNNLMYEDLGSEAERASMFDRRVIELIDDHTASLSPLSVHKLAYYLRRDFVGYERIDPLLSDDAVEDISCDGRNLPVFVYHRDYRDLDTNITFGESELRSFVTRLAQRAGKHLSVSNPLVDASLPDGSRVQLTFGGEIATRGPNFTIRQFSSVPDTPVDLINWGTFSIEQMAYLWLAIENNRSLMFAGGTGAGKTTSLNAVSFFIPKKSKIVSIEDTQEVSLPHENWVQSLTRESATADGSGEVTMYQQLQTALRQRPEYLLVGEIRTESRVALTFFQAMATGHTAYTTVHSESVMGVINRLENEPLSVPTQMIKELDIISIQKQVLLGDERVRRNQNITELISGGEGDDILANKVFEWNPRDDSYNEGFDSTVLEEIAADRGWSTKQLQSAIDGRKRVLEYLVENDITWWEDVARVIHSFIENEERVLEDIENGELEPAGTLEEGVSGDGQ, from the coding sequence ATGTGGGGTGACGACAGCGAGGGGGACTCAGAGAGTCGTACAGATGAGGATGGCTTTGAAGCGGCCTCCGATGGGGGCGTAACTGACGGTGAATCGACGGGAGAGCTATCCGTCACGCAAGCACCCAAACGGAAGCGTAGCGGACTCAGAGAGGCCTCTCGTATATTCAGGGACTACATCGACCTCCTCGTCGGTGGCGACGATTCCCTCTCCGAGGTTCCCGGAACGGGGGTCGACCGGCTTCCGATGGACGACCCGATTCGGGACCACCCGACGCGAATCGATGTCATCGCCGACGTGGTGGATTTCTCCGATGTCACGAACGACCTCCCAATCGAGACGCCCGACCCCGACGACCTCCGGGAGGAGTGGTTCGATTTCAGTTATCTCCGTTCCCACGAGGAAGTGGAACGCTACTGGGTCAACGAACCGTACGCGTACGTGTCGGTTCTCCGGAGCGACGCCGACGGCGAACTCCACTACCGGGTGACGGAACCGGCGCTGGGCGCCTTCGAGGAGTACATCTTAGAGGAGTTGACGCGCATCCTCCGGAACAACCTGATGTACGAGGACCTCGGCAGCGAGGCCGAGCGCGCCTCGATGTTCGACCGGCGGGTCATCGAACTCATCGACGACCATACGGCGTCGCTGTCGCCGCTGTCGGTTCACAAACTCGCCTACTACCTCCGTCGGGACTTCGTCGGCTACGAGCGCATCGACCCGCTGCTGTCCGACGACGCGGTCGAGGACATCTCCTGTGACGGGCGGAACCTCCCCGTGTTCGTCTATCACCGGGACTACCGGGATTTGGATACGAACATCACGTTCGGCGAGTCCGAACTGCGGTCGTTCGTCACCAGACTGGCCCAGCGAGCCGGCAAACACCTCTCGGTGTCGAACCCCCTCGTCGACGCATCGCTCCCCGATGGCTCCCGAGTGCAGTTGACCTTCGGCGGCGAAATCGCCACGCGGGGACCGAACTTCACGATTCGGCAGTTCTCGTCGGTACCGGATACGCCGGTCGACCTCATCAACTGGGGGACGTTCTCCATCGAGCAGATGGCGTATCTGTGGCTCGCCATCGAGAACAACCGTTCGTTGATGTTCGCCGGGGGGACCGGCGCCGGCAAGACCACGTCGCTGAACGCGGTGTCGTTTTTCATCCCCAAGAAGAGCAAAATCGTCTCCATCGAGGACACCCAGGAGGTGTCGCTGCCGCACGAAAACTGGGTGCAGTCGCTGACGCGGGAGTCGGCGACCGCCGACGGTTCCGGTGAGGTGACGATGTATCAACAGCTCCAGACCGCCCTCCGGCAACGGCCCGAGTACCTGTTGGTCGGTGAGATTCGGACCGAATCCCGGGTCGCGCTCACGTTCTTCCAGGCGATGGCGACCGGACACACGGCGTACACGACGGTCCACTCCGAGTCCGTGATGGGCGTCATCAACCGACTTGAGAACGAACCGCTCAGCGTTCCGACCCAGATGATAAAGGAGCTCGATATCATCTCGATTCAAAAGCAGGTGCTGTTGGGCGACGAGCGCGTCCGGCGAAACCAGAACATCACCGAGTTAATCAGCGGCGGCGAGGGCGACGACATCCTCGCAAACAAGGTGTTCGAGTGGAACCCCAGAGACGACAGTTACAACGAGGGCTTCGATTCGACCGTCCTCGAGGAAATCGCGGCCGACCGGGGCTGGTCGACCAAACAACTGCAGTCGGCCATCGACGGTCGAAAGCGGGTGCTGGAGTACTTAGTGGAGAACGACATCACGTGGTGGGAGGACGTCGCTCGCGTCATCCACTCGTTCATCGAGAACGAAGAGCGGGTGTTGGAGGACATCGAAAACGGTGAACTCGAACCGGCGGGGACGCTCGAAGAGGGCGTCTCCGGGGACGGACAATGA
- a CDS encoding type II secretion system F family protein, with protein MSHDDSARDRTEGSDGTADGTALSDGGTEEQLPVPEYERKQYLPTSGLPTARRKVLVEKFGPIRTYFKARPDEHFGLQRRLNQARLGLSYDVYLTRTVLYSVVVGLLCALLGLGLTVALSQLGVLAGIEAPISTSSGTVLSDIVVFIAANRVFFFGATSTLLLMFLGATVTWIAQYYYPYILVDSRRRNIDVMLPHAIVYMYALSYGGMDFVTVLKRMAEAEDTYGEVAHEFDMVVRDVEVFGNDLFTAIRNARNLTASENMETFLDDMLSVLDSGGNVTEFLRDESDKYMQRSQEEQKRFLEALAMLSEVFIVAFVAAPLFLIITLIMMTFLGSAGFGMLFAIVYLVLPLGMVGFIVLVSMLSEPYRSPNHSVTTDSDFSSPIEWFGDDTQHAVIRRIRLRRRLDTFLSAPLKPLRRRPELTLLFSAPLAAAYLGIAAVVFGTPSADGILSTPFRTTSLFLVAPFLVVATPMSIVHEQSRRQRRHVASRLPDALDILASSNQMGVSLVEGFGLVARNVTGRFAEELRHVRNDIRWNHDMRSALLSMADRMAVPQLTRTCKILAEGSRSTGNLHQVLKIAAQDTRHRLQMERAREQELQTYVAVVAIGFLVYLGTVVVIDQSFLAPVIERIGETESGELDQLINVGAGDVSTYNALFLHSALVQAVGTGLIIGELADSDVRSGLKYSIALVLVALAVFAFV; from the coding sequence ATGAGCCACGACGACTCCGCAAGAGACCGTACGGAGGGGTCGGATGGGACGGCCGACGGAACCGCACTCAGCGACGGCGGAACCGAAGAGCAACTGCCAGTGCCGGAGTACGAGCGCAAGCAGTACCTCCCCACGAGCGGCCTTCCGACGGCACGACGCAAGGTGTTGGTCGAGAAGTTCGGCCCCATCCGGACGTATTTCAAAGCCCGTCCGGACGAACACTTCGGCCTCCAGCGTCGTCTCAATCAGGCCCGCCTCGGGCTTTCCTACGACGTGTACCTGACGCGAACCGTCCTGTATTCGGTCGTCGTTGGGTTGCTGTGTGCGCTGTTGGGACTCGGCTTGACGGTCGCGCTGTCGCAGTTGGGCGTTCTCGCGGGCATCGAAGCGCCCATTTCGACCTCCAGCGGGACGGTGCTGTCCGACATCGTGGTGTTCATCGCCGCCAATCGGGTGTTCTTCTTCGGGGCCACGTCCACGCTCCTGTTGATGTTCCTCGGCGCGACCGTGACGTGGATTGCCCAGTACTACTACCCCTACATTCTGGTCGACAGTCGGCGGCGGAACATCGACGTGATGTTGCCGCACGCCATCGTCTACATGTACGCGCTCTCCTACGGTGGGATGGACTTCGTGACGGTGTTGAAGCGGATGGCGGAGGCCGAGGACACCTACGGCGAAGTCGCCCACGAGTTCGACATGGTCGTCCGCGACGTGGAGGTCTTCGGCAACGACCTGTTCACGGCGATACGCAACGCCCGGAACCTCACAGCCAGCGAGAACATGGAGACGTTCCTCGACGACATGCTCAGCGTCCTCGACAGCGGCGGGAACGTCACCGAGTTCCTCCGCGACGAGAGCGACAAGTACATGCAGCGAAGCCAGGAGGAACAGAAGCGGTTCCTCGAGGCGCTGGCAATGCTCAGTGAGGTGTTCATCGTCGCCTTCGTCGCCGCGCCGCTGTTTCTCATCATCACCCTCATCATGATGACGTTCCTCGGCTCTGCGGGGTTCGGCATGCTGTTCGCTATCGTGTACCTCGTGCTCCCGCTCGGAATGGTCGGGTTCATCGTCCTGGTGTCGATGCTCTCTGAACCATACCGCTCGCCGAATCACAGCGTGACCACGGATTCGGACTTCTCTTCGCCGATCGAGTGGTTCGGCGACGACACACAGCACGCCGTCATCCGACGAATCCGACTCCGTCGTCGACTCGATACGTTCCTGTCGGCCCCGCTGAAGCCGCTGCGACGACGGCCGGAGTTGACGCTTCTGTTCTCGGCTCCCCTCGCAGCCGCGTATCTTGGCATCGCTGCCGTCGTGTTCGGCACGCCGTCGGCCGATGGAATCCTCTCGACGCCGTTCCGGACGACGAGCCTGTTTTTGGTTGCTCCGTTTCTCGTCGTGGCGACGCCGATGTCAATCGTCCACGAGCAGAGTCGCCGACAGCGGCGCCACGTCGCGTCGCGGTTGCCCGACGCCCTTGACATCCTCGCGAGTTCGAACCAGATGGGCGTCTCGCTCGTCGAGGGGTTTGGACTGGTCGCCCGGAACGTGACGGGCCGCTTCGCCGAGGAACTCCGCCACGTCCGAAACGACATTCGCTGGAACCACGACATGCGGAGCGCGCTGTTGTCGATGGCCGACCGGATGGCCGTCCCGCAGTTGACCAGGACCTGCAAAATTCTCGCCGAAGGGAGTCGCTCGACCGGGAACCTTCATCAGGTGTTGAAAATCGCTGCCCAGGACACGCGACACCGCCTCCAGATGGAACGGGCCCGCGAGCAGGAACTCCAAACGTACGTCGCGGTCGTCGCCATCGGCTTCCTCGTCTACCTCGGTACCGTCGTCGTCATCGACCAGAGTTTCCTCGCGCCGGTCATCGAACGCATCGGCGAGACCGAAAGCGGTGAACTCGACCAACTCATCAACGTCGGCGCCGGCGACGTGTCGACGTACAACGCGCTGTTCCTTCACTCGGCGCTGGTGCAGGCGGTCGGAACGGGTCTCATCATCGGCGAACTCGCCGACAGCGACGTTCGAAGCGGTCTCAAGTACAGCATCGCGCTCGTCCTCGTCGCGCTGGCGGTGTTCGCGTTCGTGTAA
- a CDS encoding DUF7475 family protein yields the protein MAADSFELRDVEWTLPKAALVVLSFVSAAIHLTLATTTGNHIFAVLALGLLAGFVVFFTNFWNPVLYLVGAIYISVMSIVWVLDGAPLLSLGIADKVVQAGLFVLFVYLLFEEVGTTEEVEASEGEG from the coding sequence ATGGCCGCCGATAGCTTCGAGTTGCGAGACGTCGAGTGGACGCTCCCGAAGGCAGCCCTCGTCGTCCTGTCGTTCGTCAGCGCCGCCATCCACCTCACGCTGGCGACGACGACCGGCAACCACATTTTCGCGGTGCTGGCGCTTGGACTCCTCGCTGGCTTCGTCGTCTTCTTTACGAACTTCTGGAATCCCGTGCTGTATCTCGTCGGAGCGATATACATCAGCGTGATGAGCATCGTCTGGGTTCTCGACGGTGCGCCGTTGCTGTCTCTGGGCATCGCCGACAAAGTCGTACAAGCCGGCCTGTTCGTGCTGTTCGTGTACCTGTTGTTCGAGGAGGTCGGGACGACCGAGGAGGTCGAAGCGTCCGAAGGCGAGGGGTGA
- a CDS encoding ABC transporter ATP-binding protein — protein sequence MSGGDPLLSVRDLKKHYPVKRGFLRRTVGHVKAVDGIDLELRRGETLALVGESGCGKSTAARSLLHLDSPTGGEVRFDGESVGSFDDAELSRFRRRAQLLLQNPDEAFNPRIPVGESVAEPIDIHGVSDAERREELVADRLERVGIDPETADRYPHEFSGGQKQRLALARALVFDPDLLVADEPTSALDERVQTRILSLLETLQARHDLAILFISHDIRTVRRFCDRVAVMYLGEIVERGPVDAVFEDPQHPYTQALVDAVPTLDPDERGGTKPLGGDVPDPADPPSGCRFHTRCPVVIPPEEYDIDAETFRAVLDLRLAVTADDVDIQRLRNRLDDGDDERLRAVLRERYGVPVSLPDDDAEGALSAALDALLAGDEEAALEQLETSFTTVCERREPETHETAAGSAACHRRDESSPF from the coding sequence GTGAGCGGCGGCGACCCCCTGTTGTCGGTTCGGGACCTGAAAAAACACTATCCGGTCAAACGCGGGTTCCTTCGCCGGACGGTCGGCCACGTCAAGGCCGTCGACGGCATCGACCTCGAGTTGCGGCGCGGCGAGACGCTCGCGCTCGTCGGCGAGTCGGGGTGTGGGAAATCGACCGCCGCGCGGTCGCTACTGCACCTCGACTCGCCCACCGGCGGCGAGGTCCGTTTCGACGGGGAGTCGGTGGGGTCGTTCGACGACGCCGAGTTGAGCCGGTTCCGCCGCCGCGCACAGTTGCTGTTGCAGAACCCCGACGAGGCGTTCAATCCCCGGATTCCGGTCGGCGAATCCGTCGCGGAGCCGATAGACATCCACGGCGTGAGCGACGCCGAGCGCCGCGAGGAACTCGTCGCCGACCGCCTCGAACGGGTCGGCATCGACCCCGAGACGGCCGACCGCTACCCCCACGAGTTCTCCGGCGGGCAGAAGCAGCGCCTCGCGCTCGCACGGGCGCTCGTCTTCGACCCCGACCTGCTTGTCGCCGACGAACCCACGAGCGCCCTCGACGAGCGCGTCCAGACGCGAATCCTCTCGTTGCTCGAAACGTTGCAGGCCCGCCACGACCTCGCCATCCTCTTTATCAGCCACGACATCCGCACAGTCCGTCGGTTCTGTGACCGTGTCGCCGTCATGTATCTCGGTGAAATCGTCGAACGGGGGCCGGTCGACGCCGTCTTCGAGGACCCACAGCATCCCTACACGCAGGCGCTGGTCGATGCCGTGCCGACGCTCGACCCCGACGAGCGCGGCGGGACGAAACCGCTCGGTGGCGACGTTCCGGACCCCGCCGACCCTCCGTCCGGTTGTCGGTTCCACACCCGCTGTCCAGTGGTCATCCCGCCCGAGGAGTACGACATCGACGCCGAGACGTTCCGGGCAGTACTGGACTTGCGACTCGCCGTCACCGCAGACGACGTCGACATCCAACGGCTCCGAAACCGACTGGATGACGGCGACGACGAACGACTTCGGGCGGTGCTCCGGGAGCGATACGGCGTTCCCGTCTCACTTCCCGACGACGATGCCGAAGGGGCACTTTCGGCGGCGCTCGACGCCCTGCTCGCCGGTGACGAGGAGGCCGCGCTGGAGCAGTTGGAAACGTCGTTCACCACGGTGTGTGAGCGTCGCGAACCCGAGACCCACGAAACGGCCGCCGGTTCGGCGGCCTGTCATCGCCGTGATGAATCGTCGCCATTTTAG
- a CDS encoding ABC transporter ATP-binding protein has protein sequence MTLLSVEGLRVEFPTDEGTVKAVDGVDFTVDRGEVVCLVGETGSGKTAACEALTRIADGAAVAGSVHFDGRELTDCDDRTLRSVRGGRIAHVFQQPGTSLDPVYSVGDQIIEAIRLHDDASRSEARARAISLLEDVGIAAPAERIDAYPHQLSGGMRQRVAIAVALAADPDLLVADEPTTALDVTLQAGLLELLRELSSARDLAVLLVTHDLGVVAELADRVVVLYGGRVMERGGVGALFDRPAHPYTRLLFRSLRGVAEGTDDRPTPADGGCPFRSECPHAVPDCADGYPAFHAANGDAGHEVACVFYGPDYDIATLGGGGGS, from the coding sequence ATGACGCTGTTGTCGGTCGAGGGACTCCGGGTGGAGTTTCCGACCGACGAGGGGACCGTCAAGGCCGTCGACGGCGTCGACTTCACCGTCGACCGCGGCGAAGTCGTCTGTCTCGTCGGCGAGACGGGGTCGGGGAAGACGGCCGCCTGTGAGGCGCTGACCCGAATCGCAGACGGCGCAGCGGTCGCGGGGTCGGTCCACTTCGACGGCCGGGAGTTGACCGACTGCGACGACCGGACACTCCGGTCGGTCCGCGGGGGCCGAATCGCCCACGTCTTCCAGCAACCGGGGACGAGTCTCGACCCCGTCTACTCCGTCGGCGACCAGATAATCGAGGCGATACGCCTCCACGACGACGCCTCCCGGAGCGAGGCGAGAGCCCGCGCCATTTCGCTGCTCGAAGACGTGGGTATCGCCGCCCCGGCGGAGCGCATCGACGCCTATCCACACCAACTCTCCGGAGGGATGCGACAGCGGGTCGCCATCGCCGTGGCGCTGGCTGCCGACCCGGACCTGCTCGTAGCCGACGAACCGACGACGGCGCTGGACGTGACGCTACAGGCTGGCCTGCTGGAACTCCTCCGGGAGTTGAGTTCTGCCCGCGACCTCGCCGTGTTGCTCGTCACTCACGACCTCGGCGTCGTCGCGGAGTTGGCCGACCGAGTGGTCGTCCTCTACGGCGGTCGCGTGATGGAACGCGGCGGCGTCGGGGCGCTGTTCGACCGGCCGGCCCACCCCTACACCCGGCTTCTGTTCCGGTCGCTTCGGGGAGTCGCCGAGGGCACCGACGACCGCCCGACACCCGCCGACGGCGGCTGTCCGTTCCGGTCGGAGTGCCCTCACGCAGTCCCCGACTGTGCGGACGGCTATCCTGCGTTCCACGCCGCCAACGGCGACGCGGGCCACGAAGTCGCCTGCGTCTTCTACGGCCCCGACTACGACATCGCGACGCTCGGTGGAGGGGGAGGGTCGTGA
- a CDS encoding ABC transporter permease — protein sequence MSLPSMPPEELPRIDWSDERSGFDSPSPAITTLLVGVAAVLVLYLYDHYVAHVYLVGQWNVSFLEWLFLLSLPVFAALVVATLRRREDAARVWRRFRTDTGSVLALCVFTAIVVVGLFGPFVRPVSHNLLYATQPPLFFDRPTVAVPSCAGVVVDGQCHGSLRFPLGTDRFGRDILALTVAGARIATLITFVAALLVVPLATVVGLLAGYRGGWVDKVAVTGIDAQQTVPAIIVYVLIVSLSSRSLALFVVLFGLFSWGSAARLIRSETRQRREFGYVLAARNLGADTGHLLRRHHLPNVSNAVVTVAAHLVPILVLTEAAIAFLDLTNPDLLSWGRTVVAARHWWVSPPAVVALAAMAVSCKVLGDGLRDALDPRGGR from the coding sequence TTGTCCCTGCCCTCCATGCCGCCGGAAGAGTTACCGAGAATCGATTGGTCAGACGAACGGTCCGGGTTTGACTCACCGTCGCCGGCAATCACGACGCTTCTCGTCGGTGTCGCGGCCGTCCTCGTGTTGTATCTGTACGACCACTACGTCGCTCACGTCTACCTCGTCGGCCAGTGGAACGTCTCGTTTCTGGAGTGGCTGTTCTTGCTCTCCCTGCCCGTCTTTGCGGCACTCGTCGTCGCGACCCTCCGACGGCGCGAGGACGCCGCTCGCGTCTGGCGACGGTTCCGGACCGACACCGGTTCGGTCCTCGCTCTGTGTGTGTTCACCGCCATCGTCGTCGTGGGATTGTTCGGGCCGTTCGTTCGCCCGGTCTCCCATAACCTCCTGTATGCCACCCAACCGCCGCTGTTCTTCGACCGGCCGACCGTCGCGGTTCCCTCGTGTGCCGGCGTCGTCGTCGACGGGCAATGTCACGGCTCGCTCCGGTTTCCGCTCGGGACCGACCGCTTCGGTCGAGACATCCTCGCCCTAACGGTCGCGGGCGCTCGCATCGCGACACTTATCACGTTCGTCGCGGCCTTGCTCGTCGTCCCGCTGGCTACCGTCGTGGGGCTTCTCGCCGGCTACCGCGGCGGCTGGGTCGACAAAGTCGCCGTGACCGGCATCGACGCCCAGCAGACGGTCCCCGCCATCATCGTCTACGTCCTCATCGTGAGCCTTTCGAGTCGTAGCCTCGCGCTGTTCGTCGTCCTCTTCGGGCTGTTCAGTTGGGGTAGCGCCGCCAGACTGATACGCAGCGAAACGCGTCAACGCCGCGAGTTCGGGTACGTACTGGCCGCCCGGAACCTCGGTGCGGACACCGGACATCTCCTCCGCCGTCACCACCTACCGAACGTCTCCAACGCCGTCGTCACGGTGGCGGCCCACCTCGTCCCGATACTCGTGTTGACCGAGGCGGCTATCGCCTTTCTCGACCTGACGAACCCCGACCTGCTGTCTTGGGGACGAACCGTCGTCGCTGCCCGACACTGGTGGGTTTCACCGCCCGCGGTCGTCGCCCTCGCGGCGATGGCCGTCTCGTGTAAAGTACTCGGCGACGGGCTCAGAGACGCCCTCGACCCACGAGGTGGCCGATGA
- a CDS encoding ABC transporter permease: MSVPRLVARRLVLSVVIVWLVLSLMFLLITVAPDSRLGGILGAAAYGGANVTELQTIEQQYLETYGFDRPIEVRYVDWMTSIPTFQWGESFVSGEPVRGIVADRLSRTLQYVLPATVLATVGGVAIGVYGSLRPRSSGDRVGRLAAYVALAVPNFYLAYLLVVWFGDLTLLTDSGWVPDDLWTGYVFPTVLLSTTLAGALVSYTRASANEYVDTAFVKLVRAKGGSEWRVAAHVLKNAAPPLFALLFAELLAALLVAVFVVESVFGIDGFGSLVLTSVYDRDVPVLLAITYVVVLVGVFGNILQDVVSATLDPRTES; encoded by the coding sequence ATGAGCGTCCCTCGGCTCGTCGCTCGACGGCTCGTCCTCTCGGTTGTCATCGTGTGGCTGGTTCTCTCGTTGATGTTTCTCCTGATTACCGTTGCCCCGGATTCTCGACTCGGCGGTATCCTCGGTGCCGCCGCCTACGGCGGGGCCAACGTCACGGAACTGCAGACTATCGAACAGCAGTATCTCGAAACGTACGGCTTCGACCGACCGATAGAGGTGCGGTACGTCGACTGGATGACCAGCATTCCGACGTTTCAGTGGGGCGAGTCGTTCGTCTCGGGGGAGCCGGTTCGTGGGATTGTCGCCGACCGTCTGTCGCGGACGCTCCAGTACGTCCTCCCGGCGACGGTGCTGGCGACCGTCGGCGGCGTCGCCATCGGGGTCTACGGTTCGTTGCGGCCGCGGTCCAGCGGCGACCGGGTCGGTCGTCTGGCTGCCTACGTCGCGCTCGCGGTACCGAACTTCTATCTCGCCTATCTACTGGTCGTTTGGTTCGGGGACCTCACGCTACTGACCGACAGTGGGTGGGTTCCCGACGACCTCTGGACCGGCTACGTCTTCCCGACCGTACTGCTGTCGACGACGCTCGCGGGAGCGCTCGTCAGTTACACACGCGCGAGCGCGAACGAGTACGTCGACACGGCGTTCGTGAAGTTGGTTCGTGCGAAGGGTGGCTCCGAGTGGCGCGTCGCCGCCCACGTCCTGAAGAACGCCGCACCGCCGCTGTTTGCGCTGCTGTTCGCCGAATTGCTGGCGGCGCTTCTCGTCGCCGTCTTCGTCGTCGAGTCGGTGTTCGGTATCGACGGCTTCGGGTCGCTCGTGCTCACATCGGTGTACGACAGGGACGTGCCGGTTCTGTTGGCGATAACGTACGTCGTCGTGCTGGTCGGGGTCTTCGGAAACATCTTACAGGACGTCGTCTCGGCGACGCTGGACCCCCGAACCGAGTCGTGA
- a CDS encoding helix-turn-helix domain-containing protein, giving the protein MRYATVVISPEGGGLQPADQALAGDPTVTRDAIHQINLLSDGSCVSLYSVRGNLDAVAEILDEQDDVIAHDVSGDHEGLAYIHFQPTETVRRLLSITQDNEIVLKTPIDCLETGGVRVTLVGDDGTIQRVVDSIPDSLTLSLEGIGDYHPDSEQLFSVLTERQQEILEAAVEMGYYEVPRNATHEDIAGEVGVSAGTVGEHLRKVEGKVLSTLVQ; this is encoded by the coding sequence ATGCGCTATGCGACCGTCGTCATCTCGCCGGAGGGAGGGGGACTCCAGCCGGCGGACCAAGCACTCGCCGGCGACCCGACGGTCACCCGGGACGCGATTCACCAGATAAACCTCCTGTCGGACGGCAGTTGCGTATCGCTGTACAGCGTCCGCGGGAACCTCGATGCCGTCGCCGAGATATTGGACGAACAGGACGATGTCATCGCCCACGACGTCTCCGGCGACCACGAGGGACTAGCGTACATCCACTTCCAGCCCACGGAGACGGTCCGACGCCTGCTGTCGATTACACAGGACAACGAAATCGTCCTGAAGACGCCCATCGACTGTCTGGAAACGGGCGGCGTCCGCGTGACCCTCGTCGGCGACGATGGCACCATCCAGCGCGTCGTCGACTCCATCCCGGACTCGCTGACCCTGTCGCTTGAGGGTATCGGCGACTACCACCCCGACTCCGAGCAACTGTTTTCGGTGCTCACCGAACGACAACAGGAGATTCTGGAGGCCGCCGTCGAGATGGGGTACTACGAGGTGCCGCGCAACGCGACCCACGAGGACATCGCCGGCGAGGTGGGCGTCTCGGCGGGCACCGTCGGCGAACACCTCCGGAAGGTCGAAGGGAAGGTACTGTCGACGCTGGTCCAGTAA
- a CDS encoding ribonucleoside-diphosphate reductase, with the protein MTQIEDATREMRIDPDTVGGGYFKHAVYNHWDPYEDIEQELLEQDRKRLVENEELDESAFGDLMQTVALFGAGEEAVTEDLAPLMLTLSDINDQMFVSSQIYEEAKHTQFFDRYWREVILPVAEERGWEQVAPTDQRFFLDGYIELFDRTEEAMETLLTDDTPENRVRAYCHYHLVVESVLAQTGYYGITSSMSDSGSDDVAKEDLPHLDGLVKGISFIRSDEGRHVGFGMQKVQAHLAEDGVDEQIVRDTLQELMPLVAETVSATDEVINPLPLVDYASEKLTRRIEIITDQQATIPDVEELVALDDEPAAAD; encoded by the coding sequence ATGACGCAGATAGAAGACGCGACCCGAGAAATGCGAATCGACCCCGACACCGTCGGCGGTGGCTACTTCAAACACGCCGTCTACAACCACTGGGACCCATACGAGGACATCGAGCAGGAACTGCTGGAGCAAGACCGAAAACGGCTCGTCGAAAACGAAGAACTCGACGAGTCGGCGTTCGGTGACTTGATGCAGACCGTCGCGCTGTTCGGCGCGGGCGAGGAGGCGGTCACCGAGGACCTCGCGCCGTTGATGCTCACGCTTTCGGACATCAACGACCAGATGTTCGTCTCCAGCCAGATTTACGAGGAGGCCAAACACACCCAGTTCTTCGACCGCTACTGGCGAGAGGTCATCCTGCCGGTCGCCGAAGAGCGCGGCTGGGAGCAGGTCGCTCCCACCGACCAGCGCTTCTTCCTCGACGGCTACATCGAGTTGTTCGACCGCACCGAGGAGGCCATGGAGACACTTCTGACCGACGACACGCCCGAAAACCGCGTGCGGGCGTACTGCCACTACCACCTCGTCGTCGAATCCGTACTGGCTCAGACCGGCTACTACGGCATCACTTCCTCGATGTCCGACAGCGGGAGCGACGACGTGGCCAAGGAGGACCTCCCACATCTCGACGGACTGGTGAAAGGAATCTCCTTCATCCGCTCCGACGAGGGGCGACACGTCGGCTTCGGGATGCAGAAGGTCCAGGCTCATCTCGCCGAGGACGGCGTCGACGAGCAAATCGTCCGCGATACGCTTCAGGAGTTGATGCCGCTCGTCGCCGAGACAGTCAGTGCGACCGACGAGGTCATCAACCCGCTGCCGCTGGTCGACTACGCCAGCGAGAAGCTCACGCGTCGCATCGAAATCATCACCGACCAGCAGGCGACGATTCCCGATGTCGAAGAGCTCGTCGCTCTCGACGACGAGCCCGCCGCAGCCGACTGA